A single Pedobacter sp. PACM 27299 DNA region contains:
- the cslA gene encoding chondroitinase-AC yields the protein MKKILLTGVLAVMMLSPRLAAAQQNEAAGLIMQRIVLDLRKPVLAVDKSAEKNLATIQANGSWKGIDYAANTITNWQPGEHLLKVENLAQAYVTKDSRFFSNEEVLQDISKALKYWYDQDPKSSNWWHNEIATPQALGEILILLRNGESRIPADLEAMLIERMKRGDPEKQTGANKTDIALHYFYRALLTADQALLATSTAELFDPIKLVHYKEGLQYDFSYLQHGPQLQISSYGLVFITGVLKMINYVQGTPYAISKEKLDLFSKYYRETYLKAIRGSYMDFNVEGRGVSRPNILRKNTEKSRLLIAALIDPSHGEEWKAAMARTDSSAAPDYKITPLHKQFWNGDYVIHSRPGYSFNVRMVSNRTKRSESGNKENLYGRYLSDGATNIQVRGPEYYNIMPIWEWDKIPGTTTRDYQEDRLTSKFWGEDGSNAFAGGVSDGVYGVSAYALNYDSLSAKKAWFFFDQEIVCLGAAIHSNTAEPIVTTLNQSWLNGDVLGTAFKGKFGKGKTESFRNEQESWILHDGIGYVFPEPAAITLSSSSQKGNWFRINNSHPKAELSGNVFKLWINHGVKPEGGKYAYVVFPGIKNTAPLSDFSKSGIKILVNTGALQAVSHEKLNMIQAVFYEPGIFSTADYSVQSDKPCALLIKIDQGQFMISAADPLQKESKALISIKNLKDGKTMEYPISFPQQAFAGSTVTLK from the coding sequence ATGAAGAAAATCTTGTTAACAGGGGTATTGGCGGTAATGATGCTTAGCCCGCGACTGGCAGCAGCACAGCAGAATGAGGCCGCCGGATTAATTATGCAGCGGATTGTGCTGGACCTCAGAAAGCCGGTGCTTGCCGTAGATAAATCAGCAGAAAAGAATCTGGCTACGATACAAGCGAATGGCAGTTGGAAGGGCATAGATTATGCGGCCAACACCATTACGAATTGGCAGCCTGGAGAGCATCTGTTGAAGGTAGAAAACCTTGCTCAGGCTTATGTGACAAAAGACAGCCGCTTTTTTAGCAATGAAGAGGTGCTGCAGGACATCAGTAAAGCATTAAAATATTGGTACGACCAGGATCCTAAAAGCAGCAACTGGTGGCACAATGAAATTGCGACACCACAGGCATTAGGGGAAATCCTGATCTTGCTGCGCAATGGAGAAAGTAGGATTCCTGCGGATTTGGAGGCTATGCTGATCGAAAGAATGAAGCGTGGAGATCCTGAAAAGCAGACTGGTGCCAATAAAACAGATATCGCGCTGCATTATTTTTACAGGGCATTGCTGACTGCTGATCAGGCTTTACTGGCTACTTCAACTGCTGAGCTGTTTGACCCGATCAAACTGGTACATTATAAAGAGGGTCTGCAATATGATTTCTCTTACTTGCAGCATGGTCCGCAGCTGCAAATCTCCAGTTATGGGCTCGTGTTTATCACCGGAGTATTAAAAATGATCAATTACGTGCAGGGAACACCTTATGCCATTAGTAAGGAAAAGTTGGACCTGTTTTCTAAATACTACCGTGAAACTTATTTGAAAGCCATAAGAGGAAGTTATATGGATTTTAACGTAGAGGGGCGCGGAGTAAGCAGACCGAATATTTTAAGAAAAAACACAGAGAAAAGCAGGTTGTTGATTGCGGCTTTGATAGACCCATCGCATGGAGAGGAATGGAAAGCAGCAATGGCGCGTACGGACAGCAGTGCAGCACCGGATTATAAGATAACGCCTTTGCATAAACAGTTCTGGAACGGGGATTATGTGATCCACAGCAGACCTGGGTATTCTTTTAATGTCAGGATGGTGAGTAACCGTACTAAACGCAGTGAGTCTGGAAATAAAGAAAATTTGTACGGCAGATATTTGTCGGACGGCGCAACCAATATCCAGGTTCGCGGACCGGAGTACTATAATATTATGCCGATTTGGGAATGGGACAAAATTCCTGGAACGACGACCAGAGATTACCAGGAAGATCGCCTGACCTCTAAATTCTGGGGTGAAGATGGCAGCAATGCTTTTGCTGGCGGGGTATCTGATGGAGTTTATGGTGTATCGGCCTATGCCTTGAACTATGATAGTTTATCCGCAAAAAAGGCCTGGTTTTTCTTTGATCAGGAGATCGTTTGTCTGGGGGCAGCTATTCACAGCAATACCGCAGAACCGATTGTGACTACACTTAACCAGAGCTGGTTGAATGGTGATGTGCTGGGGACTGCTTTTAAAGGTAAATTTGGGAAAGGAAAAACGGAAAGCTTCCGCAATGAGCAGGAAAGCTGGATCCTGCATGATGGAATTGGTTATGTTTTTCCTGAGCCTGCGGCCATCACTTTGAGCAGCAGCAGCCAGAAAGGAAACTGGTTCCGCATTAATAACTCCCATCCAAAAGCGGAGCTTTCCGGCAATGTGTTTAAATTATGGATCAATCATGGGGTAAAACCTGAAGGCGGAAAATATGCTTATGTAGTTTTTCCGGGGATTAAAAATACAGCCCCTTTGAGCGATTTCAGCAAGTCTGGGATTAAGATCTTGGTAAATACCGGGGCGCTTCAGGCGGTGAGTCATGAAAAGTTAAATATGATCCAGGCCGTGTTTTATGAGCCAGGAATTTTCAGTACTGCAGACTATAGCGTCCAGTCTGATAAACCTTGCGCGCTGTTAATTAAAATAGACCAAGGGCAGTTCATGATCTCTGCTGCAGATCCACTGCAAAAGGAAAGCAAAGCCCTGATCAGCATTAAAAATCTAAAAGATGGAAAGACTATGGAATATCCAATTAGCTTTCCTCAGCAAGCATTTGCCGGTTCTACGGTAACGCTGAAATAG